The Toxorhynchites rutilus septentrionalis strain SRP chromosome 3, ASM2978413v1, whole genome shotgun sequence genome includes a region encoding these proteins:
- the LOC129776154 gene encoding multiple epidermal growth factor-like domains protein 8, producing the protein MLKKYHTNMLLLLMLACSLPLTIGLSMTNNNQQQQPCDKTRRVFTELYGEISDGPSGHNYTQDSHCEWLIKANNDSQFITLTFRSMGTECSYDYIFIYDGDSFRSPLLGSFSGKTEPQKVTASSGSMLLLLYSDTNYVLEGFKAEFSVTNCPNNCTGHGRCVDHSCICSDNWIGNDCSQDACPEGCGKEQGRGTCISAKCVCSNGYSGQACSLHNTRPVPNEWHWLSTSKNGLAPRATHTTVYYGPTDSLYVFGGYNLNEVLDNLNIYRFDKSIWENEWGTKLDSEEMQSIAKINGKARKGLSFPDALTRSLGLKKEPNFFNNFIYSLTDNRTNHFRAMYGDYSRPLGRYGHAACAVKDGFVIFGGKLSGGSLANDLWMYNISNNSGTWSERAKLSRFKPPPLTRHTLTLAADDYVYVFGGALGNGEFSSKLFRIKLSANIVEEQWEEVIPRGGKTLDLRMVAHTCSYHKNTNSLIVYGGVVAGVARFSKLSDRMFSFQLNNLHWTEIMYPRTPLRDAYIPRERAFHTTVINGNYLIVFGGYSHRHNKEEICYDNQMYLYHLGCHNWINQDVLGTSSKSRYPKQQGVFAHSAALRNGNTLFLVGGYHGNVNGDLLAYTLPPILVVENEDTFEPEAACPKHVSVTECLSDPECGWCSADSVCYGRTIGANCTTNLQTTRCRGVCPALGDCHSCLIHGSSSTGGIKSIANKLGLDKCTWCVQNARCHHKDDNYGACGEDTPSQNPGWWGPKGTEIVDPEQCTQKDTRPGLTFLKYLDPVNWSMPDTVMIVNATMVDFNIPAPSAQVEPPFTGQVVARLLGFIRPPAVWEGLGERLRACASHSQAVLRMASTDVINYDPSKTLLPIVTANITASQTVCEMAQWRSLEPRFRVMVDFQARRRTPGYAENNHQQVSKMGLQYSSIQQDDPKAFTFEFLEPYSNGSCGNYRNCLHCLSDSLCGWCDLTSECFSRQVKESVLCRRENHWRYLTVQPAQCSNCSNYISCEQCIEAGQCEWWPEEARCSRKGRSSAAVTTMKDCPIPCYLRANCSSCLNERGRCVWCEATSQCFSFSVYTSEYQFGLCREWLDRTVPSGIAPAQDPAGNEHHQSLKPAQQCKSCASHLNCSHCLSSLSCGWCYDADNPIEGVCMQGDFNRSAFDCQNALNMSDGNARWSYAQCPDVDECELSLHDCHEQAECSNTHGSYTCHCKKGFIGDGVRNCNQTCYEPCVHGYCSEGPEYKCQCDLGWTGIDCSQNCECNNHSTCLKGIGKCDKCMNWTEGLFCERCSSGSFGNATSDLGCQPCDCNGHGNEALGVCDTLTGECYCQDNTEGLKCEVCNRNFYGDPRNGGQCYYQCEARGVLTNVGTQGIGSYQSHRSSWSGTEVRECLWIISPYVKHGELKNAIVQFEIEPHDMNVTCGQNAVYIYDGLPDLTGATLQKQLLAVFCSEDKGPWITEARSGHLTVHYKQGGYGQGFNAVYTVMSCTIKTCIRPYICVEDKCICPKGFAGPRCALKICPSDCNSKSKQGTCDVGYGRCICAADFGGPDCSRLIKPSNIIFTELFNSYLISDGFEHLRKTLPRFGHSLVADRRGSLWMFGGHSLSHGPLNDIRQFDTKNNTWMQVTVDSGPEDRMPLGRYFHAAEIIFSKQAIYIYGGLSRNQTTHLVLDDFWQFGLQIQRWSIVNQNGSKPPPLAGHTMTLIKDGEKEILLIIGGFSVAYGMQNNIWMFDLTSNSWSKPPTIGAKPISIFGHSTVCHPSKQVLYLFGGFTYTDGKTKASNNLYAFDFKSLRWTELPAFVNKPTDYIPQARYLHSAVTTDNYMLIIGGRTHPGLLDDTIVAYVYKCNQWIRLSGNAEVVGNSLGQTYAQAMTQDPEYGAFYAVGGWDGSSYSRVTKINMPDDLCDLWSSSKYVCRQYMGCSFCAVKTTEEYTSHCYSVGSSDVCDTQNGTLSFNNGAACDEEWISKRNCSSFDTCTTCLTSYPSHIETSAVCRWCPDCGARGKCLFHESQCDSEGKCAIQNTTAITLESCPVFSCAAADCENCHLIPNCSWTFTGKQYQCEHINETESNKKPNACPSYCHSYTTCNSCLSQSSSEGGFSSCRWSTQLGECISPTYQPLYCAGSICGLVLEPGDVEQCPETCGSFTQCATCLQHAHCGWCSRNSTEGDGVCTEGSLDSPVDFPATSTCDVIYRVKNNITFVDPSDRFSWNYVKCPPENECANSHHNCDVKSERCVDLVHGYECQCAEGYRADSAGVCVPVCKQGCVRGTCVEPDKCECDFGYVGSNCSIQCQCNGHSNCAGPDQLDKCLHCHNNTHGMQCEKCMPLFVRDPRNNGECIPCSEYCYGHTDLCIAKDVEPLVRNMTRTELLNSITEGSQSNAVCLRCGNHTDGDRCDTCIAGYFRGATITTDPCRPCQCHGHGDMCDPVTGEKCNCGNNTESDNTCSAKGKNLAYSCWSMQCTKCKDSYSGHPSNGHQCYKHITVDSRMCFDAKTIDECKIKPQPLKPGHTVFFVIQPRYMNVDIRFIVDVTQGELDFYMSPNDESFVVHSNASSDQHDIYLDNRYSWHHDIIDVDSVDSLNLYPLYIQGNYSDDSVDVPVSAMTNSQCRMDTEKFFYIKDKLAKDLITYVTLNQCNSLLRVFGLKNRLVVTLPHSVHSLSQTKFYIALRARSGSTASYGLIFFRQDQLHIHLFVFFSVFFSCFFLFLAICVLAWKAKQAADMRRARRRHVVEMLHMAKRPFGRINLSLENPTETPASHRRRGRSKHSPAMQQDIAPVALEPTSDDIAAVGTVFVRLPGKHKSQTILALASSLVVVSRNHTTYNRGFHRRRGLSQYHIQNVQQPLQGNQQQVPPMFIDVPHEQVPLQPLGLNRVQ; encoded by the exons GGTTACTCTGGACAAGCATGCAGTCTACACAACACCCGTCCAGTCCCGAACGAATGGCATTGGTTATCTACCTCGAAAAATGGACtagcgccacgtgccacacataCCACCGTATACTACGGACCAACAGATTCATTGTACGTGTTCGGTGGTTATAATTTGAACGAAGTGTTGGACAACCTGAACATTTACCGCTTCGACAAGAGCATTTGGGAAAATGAATGGGGAACGAAGCTGGACAGTGAAGAAATGCAATCGATTGCCAAAATCAATGGCAAAGCGCGAAAGGGACTATCCTTTCCTGACGCACTCACCAGATCGCTGGGACTTAAAAAGGAGCCGAATTTCTTCAATAATTTCATATACTCGTTGACGGACAACCGAACGAACCATTTCAGAGCGATGTATGGGGACTATTCGAGGCCCCTCGGGCGCTATGGCCACGCTGCGTGCGCTGTTAAGGATggcttcgttatttttggtggAAAGCTATCCGGCGGAAGTTTGGCGAACGATTTGTGGATGTACAACATAAGTAACAACAGCGGCACGTGGTCGGAGAGGGCAAAACTGTCCAGATTTAAACCTCCTCCGCTAACAAGGCACACGCTGACGCTGGCTGCTGATGATTATGTCTATGTGTTTGGAGGTGCGTTGGGCAATGGCGAGTTTTCTTCGAAGTTGTTCAGAATTAAACTGTCAGCGAATATCGTCGAAGAACAATGGGAGGAAGTGATCCCGAGAGGTGGAAAAACATTGGATCTGCGAATGGTTGCACACACATGTTCGTATCATAAGAATACGAACTCGCTGATAGTTTACGGCGGTGTGGTGGCTGGTGTGGCAAGATTTTCGAAGCTATCCGATCGTATGTTTTCGTTTCAATTGAACAATCTGCATTGGACCGAGATCATGTATCCGCGGACGCCTTTGCGAGACGCTTATATACCGCGGGAACGAGCTTTCCATACGACTGTGATCAATGGAAATTATTTGATAGTGTTTGGAGGATATTCACATCGTCATAATAAGGAGGAAATTTGCTATGACAATCAGATGTATCTGTACCATTTGGGATGTCACAACTGGATCAATCAAGATGTGCTTGGGACGAGTTCCAAATCGAGGTACCCGAAGCAGCAGGGGGTATTTGCCCATTCCGCGGCACTGAGAAATGGCAACACATTGTTCTTGGTTGGAGGATACCATGGGAACGTTAATGGAGATTTGCTTGCCTATACTTTGCCGCCAATTCTTGTGGTTGAAAACGAAGATACTTTCGAACCGGAAGCCGCATGTCCAAAGCATGTTTCCGTTACGGAGTGTCTTTCGGATCCCGAATGTGGCTGGTGTTCGGCTGACAGTGTGTGCTATGGGAGGACAATTGGAGCGAACTGTACAACGAATCTGCAGACAACGAGATGTCGTGGAGTTTGCCCGGCTCTAGGAGATTGCCACTCCTGTCTTATTCATGGATCTTCGTCCACTGGTGGTATTAAATCGATTGCCAATAAGTTGGGACTGGATAAATGCACTTGGTGTGTTCAGAACGCTCGTTGCCATCACAAAGATGACAATTATGGAGCCTGTGGTGAGGATACTCCTTCCCAAAACCCTGGCTGGTGGGGACCGAAAGGAACAGAAATAGTGGATCCCGAACAATGTACCCAGAAAGATACCCGGCCGGGGTTGACATTCTTGAAGTATCTGGATCCGGTGAATTGGTCTATGCCTGATACGGTTATGATTGTAAATGCAACCATGGTGGACTTCAATATTCCGGCCCCAAGCGCCCAAGTCGAACCCCCTTTCACCGGGCAGGTTGTGGCAAGATTGCTCGGATTTATACGGCCACCAGCTGTTTGGGAGGGACTTGGGGAACGACTACGGGCTTGTGCCAGTCACTCGCAAGCGGTGCTGCGCATGGCATCAACGGATGTGATCAACTACGACCCCAGCAAAACTCTGCTACCAATCGTAACTGCAAACATCACAGCCAGCCAAACCGTTTGCGAAATGGCACAGTGGCGCAGTTTGGAGCCACGGTTCCGCGTCATGGTTGATTTCCAGGCGAGACGCCGTACGCCTGGTTATGCTGAGAACAATCATCAGCAGGTTAGCAAAATGGGACTTCAGTACAGCTCGATCCAGCAGGATGATCCGAAGGCGTTCACTTTCGAATTTTTGGAACCCTATTCAAACGGCTCTTGCGGCAATTACAGGAATTGTCTTCATTGCTTGTCGGATTCGTTGTGTGGTTGGTGTGATCTGACCAGTGAATGTTTTTCACGGCAGGTGAAAGAATCTGTTTTGTGTCGCAGAGAGAATCACTGGCGTTATTTAACGGTTCAACCGGCACAATGTTCCAACTGCTCGAACTATATTTCCTGCGAGCAGTGCATAGAAGCCGGCCAATGCGAATGGTGGCCCGAGGAGGCACGTTGTTCGAGGAAAGGCCGATCTTCGGCAGCCGTTACCACGATGAAAGATTGTCCAATACCGTGTTACTTGCGTGCGAATTGCAGCAGCTGTTTGAATGAACGGGGCCGCTGTGTGTGGTGCGAGGCGACCAGTCAGTGTTTCAGTTTCTCAGTTTACACAAGTGAGTATCAGTTCGGGCTGTGCCGTGAGTGGCTCGATCGAACGGTTCCAAGTGGTATCGCTCCAGCACAAGACCCCGCTGGGAACGAACATCATCAGTCTTTGAAACCTGCCCAGCAGTGCAAATCCTGTGCCAGTCATCTAAACTGTTCCCACTGCTTGAGCTCGCTTAGCTGCGGATGGTGCTATGACGCGGATAATCCGATCGAGGGGGTATGCATGCAGGGAGATTTCAACCGGTCCGCTTTCGATTGTCAGAATGCTTTGAACATGTCCGACGGGAACGCTCGCTGGTCGTACGCACAGTGCCCCGATGTGGACGAATGTGAACTGAGCCTGCATGATTGCCACGAGCAAGCGGAATGTTCCAATACGCACGGTTCGTACACGTGTCACTGTAAGAAAGGCTTCATCGGAGACGGTGTTCGCAATTGCAACCAAACCTGCTACGAGCCATGTGTCCACGGTTATTGTTCTGAAGGACCTGAATATAAATGTCAGTGTGATCTGGGCTGGACCGGCATCGATTGCAGTCAAAATTGCGAGTGTAACAATCACTCCACCTGTTTGAAGGGGATAGGTAAATGTGATAAGTGTATGAACTGGACGGAGGGGTTGTTTTGTGAGAGGTGCAGCTCGGGAAGCTTTGGCAATGCAACTTCTGACCTCGGATGCCAACCGTGCGATTGCAATGGACATGGTAACGAAGCGTTGGGCGTGTGTGATACTTTGACCGGCGAATGCTACTGCCAAGACAACACAGAGGGGTTGAAGTGCGAGGTATGCAACCGGAATTTTTACGGGGATCCTCGAAACGGCGGCCAATGCTACTACCAATGTGAGGCACGTGGTGTGCTAACAAACGTTGGAACGCAAGGGATTGGCTCGTATCAATCGCATCGATCGTCCTGGAGTGGGACGGAAGTTAGAGAGTGCTTGTGGATCATAAGTCCTTATGTTAAGCATGGAGAGTTGAAGAACGCCATTGTTCAGTTCGAAATAGAACCACACGATATGAATGTTACCTGCGGACagaatgcagtgtatatttacgatggatTACCAGATTTGACGGGTGCGACTCTACAAAAGCAACTGTTGGCTGTATTTTGTAGCGAGGATAAAGGTCCTTGGATCACGGAAGCGCGGTCAGGACACCTGACAGTACACTATAAACAGGGGGGATATGGCCAAGGCTTCAATGCGGTATACACTGTGATGAGCTGCACAATTAAGACGTGTATACGCCCCTACATCTGTGTTGAGGACAAATGCATCTGTCCGAAAGGGTTTGCCGGTCCAAGGTGTGCATTGAAAATTTGTCCATCCGACTGTAATTCCAAATCAAAACAAGGAACGTGTGACGTTGGTTATGGTCGTTGCATATGTGCCGCAGACTTTGGTGGACCTGATTGTTCTCGATTGATCAAGCCCTCGAACATAATATTCACCGAATTATTCAATTCATATCTTATCTCAGATGGGTTTGAACATCTACGAAAAACGTTACCCCGATTCGGACATTCCTTAGTGGCAGACCGACGTGGCTCACTGTGGATGTTTGGCGGTCACTCGCTATCACATGGACCTCTCAACGACATTCGTCAGTTTGATACTAAAAACAACACCTGGATGCAAGTGACGGTCGACTCTGGCCCCGAGGATCGAATGCCTTTGGGACGATACTTCCACGCGGCAGAAATCATCTTCTCCAAGCAAGCTATCTACATTTACGGCGGCCTGTCCCGCAACCAAACCACCCATCTCGTGCTGGACGACTTCTGGCAGTTTGGACTGCAGATCCAACGATGGAGCATCGTGAATCAAAACGGCTCAAAACCCCCGCCATTGGCGGGTCACACGATGACCTTGATAAAAGACGGCGAGAAGGAGATTCTGCTGATTATTGGAGGATTTTCGGTTGCCTACGGGATGCAAAACAacatatggatgtttgacctaACCTCAAACAGTTGGTCGAAGCCCCCGACAATTGGAGCCAAACCGATTAGTATTTTCGGACACAGCACAGTTTGTCACCCATCGAAACAAGTGCTGTATCTGTTTGGCGGTTTCACATACACAGATGGCAAAACGAAGGCCTCGAACAATCTGTACGCGTTTGATTTCAAAAGCTTACGTTGGACTGAACTTCCCGCGTTTGTAAACAAACCCACTGACTACATCCCGCAGGCACGCTATCTTCATTCAGCGGTAACCACCGACAACTACATGCTGATAATAGGCGGCAGAACTCACCCTGGCCTTCTGGACGATACGATAGTTGCGTATGTGTACAAATGTAACCAATGGATTCGACTTAGCGGAAACGCTGAAGTGGTAGGAAATTCCCTCGGTCAAACGTACGCCCAAGCGATGACCCAAGACCCGGAATATGGTGCTTTCTACGCCGTTGGCGGTTGGGATGGTAGCAGCTATAGTCGTGTCACAAAAATCAACATGCCTGACGACCTTTGTGATCTGTGGAGTAGTTCCAAATATGTTTGCCGCCAATATATGGGTTGCAGTTTCTGTGCCGTAAAAACAACGGAAGAATACACCTCGCATTGTTACTCGGTGGGAAGCTCGGATGTTTGTGACACCCAAAATGGGACGCTTTCCTTCAATAACGGGGCCGCCTGTGACGAAGAGTGGATATCGAAGCGAAACTGCTCCTCGTTCGATACATGCACAACTTGTCTCACGTCCTATCCTTCGCACATTGAAACCAGTGCCGTTTGTCGGTGGTGTCCGGATTGTGGAGCTCGTGGGAAGTGTCTGTTTCACGAATCGCAATGCGACTCCGAAGGCAAATGTGCGATTCAAAATACCACAGCTATAACCTTGGAAAGTTGCCCGGTGTTCAGCTGCGCTGCTGCAGATTGCGAAAACTGTCACCTCATCCCTAATTGTTCTTGGACCTTCACGGGAAAACAGTACCAATGTGAGCATATTAACGAAACCGAATCCAACAAAAAGCCCAACGCATGCCCCTCGTACTGCCACTCCTACACAACGTGTAACAGCTGCCTGAGTCAGTCTTCGTCGGAGGGTGGCTTCTCGAGTTGCAGATGGTCAACCCAGTTGGGCGAATGCATTTCACCTACTTATCAACCGTTGTACTGCGCCGGAAGTATTTGTGGTTTAGTGTTGGAACCGGGGGATGTTGAACAATGTCCCGAGACTTGTGGATCGTTCACACAGTGTGCCACTTGCCTGCAGCATGCGCATTGTGGATGGTGTTCGCGCAACAGTACCGAAGGTGACGGCGTTTGTACGGAAGGGTCTCTCGACAGTCCCGTGGATTTTCCAGCTACCTCAACGTGCGATGTAATTTACAGGGTGAAGAACAATATCACATTCGTAGATCCAAGCGATAGATTCAGTTGGAACTACGTGAAATGCCCCCCCGAGAACGAATGCGCAAACAGCCATCACAACTGTGATGTCAAGTCCGAGCGTTGCGTGGATCTGGTGCACGGGTACGAGTGTCAATGCGCTGAAGGTTATCGGGCTGACTCGGCTGGAGTGTGTGTTCCCGTGTGTAAGCAAGGATGTGTCCGTGGTACGTGTGTGGAACCAGACAAATGTGAATGCGATTTTGGATACGTCGGATCCAATTGCAGCATTCAGTGTCAATGCAATGGCCACTCCAATTGTGCCGGACCGGATCAGCTTGACAAGTGTCTACATTGCCACAACAATACCCATGGAATGCAGTGCGAAAAATGCATGCCACTCTTTGTGCGAGATCCTCGCAACAATGGTGAATGTATTCCTTGTTCGGAATACTGTTATGGGCATACGGATCTGTGCATTGCGAAGGATGTGGAACCACTCGTGAGAAATATGACTCGAACTGAATTGTTAAACTCAATCACGGAAGGATCCCAATCCAATGCCGTGTGTTTGCGCTGTGGAAATCACACTGACGGGGATCGTTGTGATACTTGTATCGCAGGCTATTTCCGAGGGGCTACGATTACGACTGACCCATGTCGACCCTGTCAGTGTCACGGTCACGGAGATATGTGTGATCCAGTTACGGGCGAAAAATGCAACTGTGGCAATAATACCGAAAGCGATAACACTTGCTCGGCGAAAGGAAAAAATCTGGCCTACAGCTGCTGGTCGATGCAGTGTACTAAGTGTAAAGATTCCTACTCGGGTCATCCATCCAACGGACATCAGTGTTACAAGCACATTACGGTGGACTCTAGGATGTGTTTCGATGCCAAAACGATAG ATGAATGTAAAATCAAGCCGCAGCCACTGAAACCTGGACACACAGTATTCTTCGTTATTCAACCTCGATACATGAATGTGGACATCCGGTTCATAGTAGACGTTACACAAGGTGAATTAGATTTCTATATGAGCCCGAACGATGAATCGTTCGTCGTACACTCGAATGCGAGTTCCGATCAGCACGATATCTATCTCGATAATCGCTATTCGTGGCATCACGATATAATAGACGTCGATTCGGTTGATAGCTTGAATCTCTATCCGCTTTACATTCAAGGTAACTATTCAGATGATAGCGTAGATGTACCTGTTAGCGCGATGACTAATTCTCAGTGTCGAATGGACACTGAGAAGTTTTTCTATATAAAAGATAAGCTGGCAAAAGATTTAATCACTTATGTAACATTGAATCAGTGCAATTCCTTGTTGCGAGTTTTTGGTTTGAAAAACCGTCTTGTGGTGACATTACCACATTCAGTGCACTCATTGAGCCAAACTAAATTCTATATTGCACTGCGGGCACGATCAGGCTCTACAGCGAGTTATGGACTGATATTCTTCCGACAAGATCAACTACATATCCacctatttgtatttttttcggtATTTTTCTCCTGTTTCTTTCTGTTTCTTGCCATCTGTGTTCTTGCTTGGAAAGCGAAACAAGCCGCAGATATGAGGCGTGCCAGAAGGCGTCATGTAGTCGAAATGTTACATATGGCTAAGCGTCCATTCGGTAGAATCAACCTTTCACTGGAGAATCCTACCGAAACTCCCGCTAGCCATCGTCGACGGGGTCGAAGTAAGCATTCGCCCGCAATGCAGCAGGATATCGCTCCGGTTGCGTTGGAACCAACTTCGGACGATATAGCTGCCGTTGGTACCGTGTTCGTACGTCTTCCAGGTAAACATAAATCACAAACCATACTTGCGCTAGCCTCGTCGTTGGTAGTCGTCTCCCGGAACCATACGACATACAACCGCGGCTTCCACAGACGCAGAGGTTTGTCGCAATATCACATTCAAAATGTCCAACAACCGTTACAGGGTAATCAACAACAGGTTCCACCTATGTTCATTGATGTACCACATGAGCAAGTTCCATTGCAACCCCTGGGGCTGAACAGGGTGCAGTGA
- the LOC129778833 gene encoding uncharacterized protein LOC129778833: MEKNKNKTTTKNQFERIVLLLEQEPDIAKGFSRGNSGPFWDDLAAEVNSLGPPIRDGSGWKKVWADYKSGLKRKLAHNKREQRATGGGPNKIINLSELEEQAVLLTGLLATVEGIPGTSSHGTQLGSPSGEPQAADQENFIYYGTSDECDGINNTIHFQPSQPKKSRPSTTRLLELQVEQQNKFHTNVKSLLKNTNKNLSDLVHYQRQSARAILSVDATLKEHLSEQKRHNHEMEKIALEKSIVKRQILETQIAYISEH, translated from the exons AT ggaaaaaaacaaaaacaaaacaaccactAAAAATCAGTTCGAGCGGATTGTGCTGCTTCTGGAGCAAGAGCCGGACATAGCAAAGGGTTTCTCCCGAGGAAATTCCGGACCCTTCTGGGATGATCTGGCGGCAGAAGTCAATAGTTTGGGACCGCCTATTCGCGATGGAAGTGGATGGAAAAAG GTTTGGGCGGACTATAAGTCCGGATTAAAGCGAAAACTCGCTCACAACAAACGGGAGCAGAGGGCGACAGGTGGAGGacccaataaaattatcaatttgtcCGAGCTGGAGGAGCAGGCAGTTCTACTAACTGGGTTACTTGCGACCGTGGAAGGAATCCCGGGTACCTCATCTCATGGAACACAGTTGGGTTCGCCTTCGGGTGAACCTCAAGCTGCAGACCaggaaaattttatatattatggTACTTCCGACGAGTGTGACGGTATCAATAATACCATTCACTTCCAGCCCTCTCAGCCGAAAAAATCCAGACCTTCTACCACGAGGCTATTAGAGCTGCAAGTCgagcaacaaaacaaatttcacaCCAATGTGAAATCCCtgttaaaaaacacaaacaagaaTTTGAGTGATCTGGTTCATTATCAGCGCCAATCAGCTCGAGCGATTCTTTCCGTGGATGCCACACTCAAAGAACATCTGAGTGAACAAAAACGACATAACCACGAGATGGAGAAGATCGCGCTGGAGAAATCAATAGTCAAGCGACAAATCCTTGAAACGCAGATTGCGTATATTTCAGAACATTAg
- the LOC129773730 gene encoding putative nuclease HARBI1 — translation MRKFSRSMDSVLLPILAEQEEIGMPCYHRRNHRKSTDFMKLSDEAFIKSFRLSKEAFRYVLEEIENCLTTRKGGLSTEVKLAACLRFFAEGNYQHGAGQDYHIAIAQPTFSKVLTEMLNILERTLCKKWISLNMTEDEQRRAKLHFYQKTSIPGVIMCLDGTHVKIIPPKLNRNLFFNRKGFYSLNVLIVCDDQQRIRFVDPTFQGSNHDSHIWRVSPARTHFEQLHQNGEVNTKILGDAGYPSEPWLVTPFRAAEEGSLESDFNRRHALGRAIVERTIGLLKNRFRCILARPKTSTSSRSATLLSVGI, via the exons atgagaaaattttctcgttCAATGGATTCCGTTTTGTTACCGATTTTGGCGGAGCAAGAAGAAATTGGAATGCCTTGCTACCATCGGCGAAACCACCGAAAATCAACCGACTTCATGAAACTTTCTGATGAAGC ATTCATCAAAAGTTTTCGTCTAAGTAAGGAAGCTTTTCGGTACGTTTTAGAGGAAATTGAGAACTGCCTTACCACAAGGAAAGGTGGTCTATCCACGGAGGTGAAACTCGCAGCATGTTTGCGATTCTTTGCTGAAGGAAATTATCAACATGGAGCAGGGCAAGATTATCACATTGCCATAGCACAGCCCACATTTTCCAAGGTGCTGACTGAAATGCTTAACATTCTGGAGCGGACACTGTGTAAGAAATGGATTTCCCTAAATATGACGGAAGACGAACAGCGGCGTGCTAAACTACACTTCTatcagaaaacatcaattcCGGGTGTTATTATGTGTTTGGATGGAACCCACGTAAAAATTATTCCACCTAAGCtgaatcgaaatttgttttttaatcggAAGGGATTTTATAGTCTCAACGTTCTGATT GTTTGTGACGATCAGCAAAGGATTCGTTTCGTTGATCCTACCTTCCAGGGATCTAATCATGACTCTCATATATGGCGTGTAAGCCCTGCAAGAACTCACTTTGAGCAGCTTCACCAAAATGGTGAAGTTAATACTAAGATTCTAG gtgatgctGGTTATCCATCGGAACCTTGGTTAGTAACGCCATTCAGAGCAGCGGAGGAAGGGAGTTTGGAGAGCGATTTTAATCGCAGGCATGCCTTGGGTCGTGCTATCGTCGAGCGGACAATCGGTTTACTAAAAAATCGGTTTAGATGCATCCTTG cacGGCCCAAAACGAGCACTTCGAGTCGTTCcgctactctgctgagtgtggGTATCTAA
- the LOC129777161 gene encoding caspase-like, translated as MKKIMFSRKEINSSQNRPTLPPAYTIDRYSSYYPMNHKNRGKAIIFTHAVFAVPNVKLAVREGGEVDCKMLTESLERLGFDVDLYRDKRLKEILHITEKISSMDHTNSDCLLVAILTHGDEGEIIYAHDCPYQISSVWTQFTGDRCPSLISKPKIFIIQACRGNELDSGVKIEKDGVARYSIPTHADFLFAFATIPGFMSFRNTKNGSWFVRELCNELNENGQRYDLLTLLTFVVQKVAYDYESVAPNTPEYHLKKQTPCIVSMLTRLLLFNYV; from the exons ATGAAAAAGATCATGTTTAGCCGAAAGGAAATTAATTCTTCGCAAAATCGACCAACTCTGCCGCCAGCTTATACCATTGACCGCTACTCATCGTATTATCCTATGAATCATAAGAACCGtggaaaagcaataatatttacGCATGCAGTGTTTGCGGTACCAAACGTGAAACTTGCAGTCCGAGAGGGAGGCGAAgttgattgtaaaatgttaaCAGAATCGCTGGAAAGATTGGGTTTTGATGTGGATCTGTACCGAGATAAACGATTGAAAGAAATTCTTCACATTACGGAGAAAA ttTCTTCGATGGACCATACCAACAGCGACTGCCTGTTAGTGGCTATTCTAACACATGGCGATGAAGGTGAAATTATATACGCACACGACTGTCCCTATCAAATATCGAGCGTCTGGACACAGTTTACTGGAGATCGCTGTCCATCGTTGATAAGCAAACCAAAGATTTTCATTATACAAGCTTGTCGTGGTAATGAACTAGACTCTGGGGTTAAAATCGAAAAGGACGGTGTGGCTCGCTATAGCATACCCACACACGCAGATTTCCTGTTTGCGTTTGCCACTATTCCTGGCTTTATGTCATTCCGCAATACCAAGAATGGATCTTGGTTTGTAAGAGAACTTTGCAATGAATTAAATGAGAATGGACAGAGATATGATCTGCTGACATTGCTCACATTTGTTGTGCAGAAGGTAGCCTACGATTATGAATCGGTAGCACCAAATACACCAGAGTATCACCTAAAAAAGCAGACCCCTTGTATTGTATCGATGTTAACtagattattattattcaattatgttTAG